Proteins encoded together in one Rhodohalobacter sp. SW132 window:
- a CDS encoding phosphoribosyltransferase family protein — protein sequence MRKKELQYRSLSDLNHTIAKNLHKFPPNTDLVVGVPRSGLMAANIIALHLHLPLTDVNSFLNGKILSSGSRMNDTNKSFESMKNILVVDDSLSTGAAMEKTIQKIQGSYPDKSIQFAVAYLKPGMTHKVDIFLEECAIPRVFEWNMMNHSIINKSCVDIDGVLCKSPTFEENKDEKNYLHFLANAQPLLRTDYNVGILVTDRLEKYRPQTEAWLARHGITFDHLIMRNFSSQKGSRQAVDYGKFKGEIFANQRNSTLFIESSYTQAKEIVKISGKPVYCVDKRQMIWPSDLAVAKRKFRSLQHRITQKLSLVAGLSPASIN from the coding sequence AGAATTTGCATAAATTTCCACCCAATACAGACCTTGTTGTGGGGGTACCCCGAAGCGGATTAATGGCTGCAAATATTATCGCTCTTCATCTGCATCTACCATTAACCGATGTGAACAGCTTTCTGAACGGAAAAATTCTCTCTTCTGGTAGTCGAATGAACGATACGAATAAGTCATTTGAATCAATGAAGAATATTCTTGTTGTCGATGATAGCCTTTCAACTGGAGCTGCAATGGAGAAGACGATACAAAAAATTCAGGGATCTTATCCCGATAAGTCAATTCAATTTGCTGTTGCTTATCTTAAACCAGGTATGACCCACAAAGTAGACATATTTCTTGAGGAATGCGCCATTCCTCGTGTTTTCGAGTGGAATATGATGAACCACTCGATAATTAATAAATCATGTGTTGATATTGATGGTGTTCTGTGTAAGAGCCCAACATTTGAGGAGAATAAAGACGAAAAAAATTATCTGCATTTTCTTGCTAATGCACAACCGTTACTCCGTACAGATTATAATGTCGGAATTCTGGTAACAGACCGACTGGAAAAATACCGGCCACAAACCGAAGCTTGGCTGGCTCGCCACGGCATCACATTTGATCATTTAATTATGAGAAATTTTTCAAGCCAAAAAGGATCGCGTCAGGCAGTTGACTATGGAAAATTTAAAGGTGAAATTTTTGCTAATCAGAGAAATTCTACGCTATTTATTGAAAGTTCATACACTCAGGCAAAAGAGATTGTAAAAATCTCTGGAAAACCTGTTTACTGTGTGGACAAGAGACAAATGATTTGGCCCTCTGATTTGGCCGTGGCTAAACGAAAATTTCGTAGTCTGCAACATAGAATCACCCAAAAACTGAGTTTAGTTGCGGGTCTATCCCCGGCATCCATAAATTGA